A window of Castanea sativa cultivar Marrone di Chiusa Pesio chromosome 1, ASM4071231v1 contains these coding sequences:
- the LOC142608326 gene encoding mitotic spindle checkpoint protein BUBR1 isoform X1 — MEEGKIQIERLDPETEFLLSKRQTGNEWELFKENVRPLKRGRKVHLLNEALKSHNDNQLKKSLLENRRRLIEAIDEYQGDDPLHPWLECIKWVQEAFPMGGDYSGLVVIYEQCVRTFWHSDRYKDDLRYLKVWLEYAENCGDAEIIYSFLEANEIGKTHAVYYISYASHLESKNKMKLANEIYNLGISRNAQPLEKLKDSYRKYFARSMRRPKPTDEDTVEKRLPGRSFGTVLSRGENRMQTTENSDLVKKNVRAHATPLTIFKDINNVDRQPDASKTDLNSWRTLGARAERNKENNAIPTKWTTYKVPQKPGSITGGITASSIEVFVDEECEEIHKRNNEGGDKSSMLQLRHGDGQDLKKETELLRENPLRNFPPNSLPR; from the exons ATGGAGGAGGGTAAGATTCAGATTGAGAGGTTGGACCCAGAGACGGAGTTTCTTCTCTCAAAGAGACAGACTGGGAATGAGTGGGAACTTTTCAAAGAAAACGTGAGGCCCTTGAAGAGAGGCAGAAAGGTTCACCTCTTAAACGAAGCTCTGAAATCCCACAACGACAATCAACTCAAGAAATCTCTGCTTGAGAACCGAag GAGGTTGATTGAGGCAATCGATGAGTATCAAGGAGATGATCCTCTACACCCATGGCTCGA GTGTATTAAGTGGGTTCAAGAAGCATTTCCAATGGGAGGAGACTACTCCGGGTTGGTTGTGATATATGAACAATGTGTGCGCACTTTTTGGCATTCAGACCGATATAAGGATGATTTACGCTATCTGAAAGTGTGGTTGGAATAT GCTGAAAATTGTGGTGATGCAGAAATCATATACAGTTTTCTAGAGGCAAATGAAATTGGGAAGACTCATGCTGTGTACTATATATCCTATGCTTCACACTTAGAATCCAAGAATAAGATGAAACTCGCCAACGAAATTTATAATCTTGGCATATCTAG GAATGCTCAACCACTCGAAAAATTGAAGGATTCTTATAGGAAGTATTTTGCTCGCTCAATGAGAAGACCAAAACCAACAGAT GAAGATACAGTGGAGAAGCGGTTACCAGGACGGAGTTTTGGAACTGTCCTCTCCAGAGGAGAAAATC GAATGCAGACCACTGAGAACTCTGATCTTGTCAAGAAAAATGTTAG GGCTCATGCAACTCCACTCACTATTTTCAAAGATATAAACAATGTGGATCGTCAGCCAGATGCATCAAAGACAGACTTGAATTCTTGGCGCACTCTTGGAGCTCGAGCagagagaaataaagaaaataatgcAATCCCTACCAAGTGGACAACATACAAG GTTCCTCAGAAACCTGGGTCTATAACAGGAGGAATAACTGCCAGTAGTATTGAGGTTTTTGTCGATGAAGAATGTGAAGA aATTCATAAGAGGAATAATGAGGGTGGTGATAAGTCTTCGATGTTGCAACTTAGGCATGGGGATGGCCAAGACCT
- the LOC142608326 gene encoding mitotic spindle checkpoint protein BUBR1 isoform X2: MEEGKIQIERLDPETEFLLSKRQTGNEWELFKENVRPLKRGRKVHLLNEALKSHNDNQLKKSLLENRRRLIEAIDEYQGDDPLHPWLECIKWVQEAFPMGGDYSGLVVIYEQCVRTFWHSDRYKDDLRYLKVWLEYAENCGDAEIIYSFLEANEIGKTHAVYYISYASHLESKNKMKLANEIYNLGISRNAQPLEKLKDSYRKYFARSMRRPKPTDEDTVEKRLPGRSFGTVLSRGENRMQTTENSDLVKKNVRAHATPLTIFKDINNVDRQPDASKTDLNSWRTLGARAERNKENNAIPTKWTTYKKPGSITGGITASSIEVFVDEECEEIHKRNNEGGDKSSMLQLRHGDGQDLKKETELLRENPLRNFPPNSLPR; this comes from the exons ATGGAGGAGGGTAAGATTCAGATTGAGAGGTTGGACCCAGAGACGGAGTTTCTTCTCTCAAAGAGACAGACTGGGAATGAGTGGGAACTTTTCAAAGAAAACGTGAGGCCCTTGAAGAGAGGCAGAAAGGTTCACCTCTTAAACGAAGCTCTGAAATCCCACAACGACAATCAACTCAAGAAATCTCTGCTTGAGAACCGAag GAGGTTGATTGAGGCAATCGATGAGTATCAAGGAGATGATCCTCTACACCCATGGCTCGA GTGTATTAAGTGGGTTCAAGAAGCATTTCCAATGGGAGGAGACTACTCCGGGTTGGTTGTGATATATGAACAATGTGTGCGCACTTTTTGGCATTCAGACCGATATAAGGATGATTTACGCTATCTGAAAGTGTGGTTGGAATAT GCTGAAAATTGTGGTGATGCAGAAATCATATACAGTTTTCTAGAGGCAAATGAAATTGGGAAGACTCATGCTGTGTACTATATATCCTATGCTTCACACTTAGAATCCAAGAATAAGATGAAACTCGCCAACGAAATTTATAATCTTGGCATATCTAG GAATGCTCAACCACTCGAAAAATTGAAGGATTCTTATAGGAAGTATTTTGCTCGCTCAATGAGAAGACCAAAACCAACAGAT GAAGATACAGTGGAGAAGCGGTTACCAGGACGGAGTTTTGGAACTGTCCTCTCCAGAGGAGAAAATC GAATGCAGACCACTGAGAACTCTGATCTTGTCAAGAAAAATGTTAG GGCTCATGCAACTCCACTCACTATTTTCAAAGATATAAACAATGTGGATCGTCAGCCAGATGCATCAAAGACAGACTTGAATTCTTGGCGCACTCTTGGAGCTCGAGCagagagaaataaagaaaataatgcAATCCCTACCAAGTGGACAACATACAAG AAACCTGGGTCTATAACAGGAGGAATAACTGCCAGTAGTATTGAGGTTTTTGTCGATGAAGAATGTGAAGA aATTCATAAGAGGAATAATGAGGGTGGTGATAAGTCTTCGATGTTGCAACTTAGGCATGGGGATGGCCAAGACCT